From the genome of Papaver somniferum cultivar HN1 chromosome 2, ASM357369v1, whole genome shotgun sequence, one region includes:
- the LOC113350852 gene encoding uncharacterized protein LOC113350852 has translation MERGQKDEINDGDFSGFDGNVEIGDKDSGGFDLWLFNVFNGKGILSIASVLYGDLCLFSVVLVVLDVVVVVVVIVAGVVAVKMLRWKRATFTKLSLLVGPSEFHIKVQSLLQDFFNEKEVCKSINPDKVVAYGATVQDAILSGERNENVLNLGVVDVTPLSLGGETAGGV, from the exons GGAGATTTTAGTGGTTTCGATGGGAATGTTGAAATTGGCGATAAAGATAGTGGTGGTTTTGATTTGTG gtTATTCAATGTTTTTAATGGGAAGGGGATATTAAGCATAGCTTCTGTATTGTATG GTGATTTGTGTTTATTTAGTGTTGTACTGGTGGTACTGGATGTTgttgtagtggtggtggtgattgtggCAGGTGTAGTTGCAGTGAAG ATGCTAAGATGGAAAAGAGCGACGTTCACGAAGTTGTCCTTGTTGGTGGGTCCATCAGAATTCCACATTAAGGTTCAATCTCTTTTGCAAGATTTCTTTAACGAGAAGGAAGTATGCAAGAGTATCAACCCTGATAAGGTTGTGGCTTATGGTGCCACTGTGCAAGATGCTATTTTAAGTGGCGAAAGAAATGAGAACGTATTGAACTTAGGGGTGGTGGATGTTACCCCTCTTTCTCTTGGTGGTGAGACAGCTGGAGGTGTATGA